One Dioscorea cayenensis subsp. rotundata cultivar TDr96_F1 chromosome 19, TDr96_F1_v2_PseudoChromosome.rev07_lg8_w22 25.fasta, whole genome shotgun sequence genomic window, AAGGGACACTTTTACTGGGTATCAGTGGGGACATTGCTTGgatttattttgcttttcaatTTGGGATTCATTTTGGCTTTAACCTTCAGAAGACGTAAGTTTTCCTCtgtttaaaatgaataaatgtgAACATCTTTTATACCTTTTCTGTGTACTGAGAATGATCTCTCAAGTCTTTCAGCTGTCGGGAAGTCTCATGCTATTATCTCTCGTGAGAAGCTTTCTCAGATAAATGGCCACAATGATGTTCACAATGCAGCCACCACATTTACTGCAAATGCCAAGGAGACAAAAAATAAAGGTCAGATTATTACTTTTGtgtagtttaaaatgaatgatacaTGCAAAATTAAGTTCAAGGAGGTCGAATGTTGGATGTTGCAGGAAGGACGATGGTCTTGCCTTTCCAACCCCTTGCAATGACATTTCAGGAAATCTGTTATTATGTTGATACACCTCTGGTAATCTATTTTCAACTATCAAAGATCAATAAATTTCactaataatcaataatatatatatacatatatcattaCTGACCAGCTACTGTCTACTTTCATAGCAAATGAGAGAACAGGGATATAAAGAGAATAAGCTCCAGCTGCTGCATGGCATCACTGGAGCATTCAGACCTGGTATTCTTTCAGTTTTGATGGGTGTGAGTGGAGCAGGGAAAACTACACTGCTAGATGTTCTTTCTGGAAGGAAAACAGCTGGTTTCATTGAAGGGGATATTAAAATAGGTGGATATCCTAAAGCACAAGAAACCTTCGCTAGAATTTCAGGTTACTGTGAACAGACAGACATACATTCTCCTCAAATTACTGTAGAAGAATCAGTTATCTTTTCAGCTTGGCTTCGTCTGCCAAAAGACATTGACTCGAAGACAAGATCTGTATGTCACTGGAACTATATATTATTCTTGTCAtgtatgtgtttatatatatatacatgctatACTAATAGAATAAATGCTACATGATCAACAGGAATTTGTGAATGAGGTTCTTGAAACAATTGAACTTGACAGTATCAGAGATGCATTAGTAGGTAGACAAGGGGTGAATGGCCTCTCTACCGAGCAAAGGAAACGGCTAACTATTGCTGTTGAGCTTGTAGCGAatccttcaattttatttatggatGAACCAACATCAGGACTCGATGCTAGGGCAGCTGCAATTGTCATGCGTGCTGTGAAAAATGTTGCTGAAACTGGAAGGACCGTTGTTTGCACCATCCATCAACCCAGCATTGACATATTTGAAGCATTTGATGAGGTAAGACagaaataacaacaataaattaataaacagTAAACAAGCAATTAAGTTCAATTTCAAGTAATAACATGTGAATAAACTACAAGTATCATGGtatgtttctttcttcttatatCAGCTGATGCTAATGAAAAAGGGAGGAGAGCTCATATATTCTGGACCACTTGGTCAGCATTCAAGTaaagttattgaatattttgaggcAAGTTTTATTCTTACTTCAGTCAATATTCTCTACCAGTTTAATCATTGCCATGTATAACATGTGATCTTTATTTGAGCAACTGAATGAATTGAGACAGTTTATGTTCATCACtataataaattcaaagaagTTTCAAACGTGAATGCATGCCACCTTATAGTCAGTGTAATTTTCTTCAACAGAGAGTTCCTGGAGTTCCAAAAATCAAAGAGAATTGCAACCCCGCAACATGGATGTTGGAAGTTACTTCACCATCTGTTGAAGCACAACTTGGTTTAAATTTTGCACAAATCTACAGAGAGTCTACTTTATACAAGTGAGTTTAACAAGATCATGAAACAGAAAACTTCTTACCCTTTTCATTATAGTGTAGTACTTTTAGATGCAAAAGGAATTGTCATTCAATACTCTACTTCCAGTTCTCATTTAATGATCATTCTGCCGCAGTGGTAACAAAATTCTAGCTAAACAGTTAAGCATACCAGCACCAGGTTCAAGAGACTtgcatttttcttctctttttccacaAAATGGCTGGGGCCAATTCAGAGCTTGTTTGTGGAAGCATTACTTGTCCAACTGGAGAAATCCTTCTTATAACTGTGCGCGGCTGATATATATTCTCTTCACCTCTGTTTTTTGTGCGGCATTGTTCTGGAAGCAAGGACAGACATTGTAAGAAGTTTCAAGCATGCAcctcaacatatatatatatatatatatattgtatgctAATCATATCATAAATAACCAGATTATGGTATGAGATAGGGATTTGTGTAAATGAAGATTATTGACTATATTTTGAGCTTGCAGAGAGCTACTGCTACCCCTACTACTACTACCTGAAATACTGATCAAATTTTTCTAATCTTTCTTTGAAGAAACAATCAGCAAAACTTGTTCAGCATCCTTGGCTCAATGTTCATTTCAGTAATGTTCACTGGTATCATCAACTGCATGCTTGTGATGCCTTCTGTGGTAACTGAACGGGAGGTTCTTTGCCGTGAAAAATATGCAGGAATGTATTCTTCATGGGCAAATTCACTTGCACAGGTAAATTATAAACTAATTGCTTCTTTGAAGAATACTCAAAGAAGCAGAGGTGATCTCATGTCTCATTGGATTTGAAATTCTTATGATTTAACCAATTAAAAAGCTATTGCATTTTCAGGTAGTTATTGAGATCCCTTGTGTATTCATCCAAACGGCAGTGTACACAATCGTCGTGTACCCGACTGTGGGATACTGCTGGTCAGCTTACAAATTCTTATGGTTCTTCTACGCCATGTTGTCCATATGGCTCAGCTTCGTCTACCTTGGAATGCTTGTTGTTTCATTGAGTCCTAATATTCAAGTGGCCTCCATAGTCTCATCTTTCTTCTTTCAAACTTTCAATGTCTTCTCTGGTTTCATAATTCCGGGCCCAGTAAGTTTAATCATTAACTTGAAAAGCTTTTCAATGTTCTTATCAATTGACGTTTTTTTTCCCATAATAACGTTGAGCTGTGTTCTATGTGACATGTGCATGGGCAGCATATTCCAAAATGGTGGATTTGGTTTTACTACATGACACCTGTGTCTTGGGCATTGAATGGCCTTCTCACTTCACAATATGGAGATATTCAGGAGAAGATACAAGTGTTTGGAGAAACCAAAACAGTGGCCCTTTTTCTCCAACATTACTTTGGATATCACCTTGACCAACTTGGACTGGTGGCCttgcttcttcttgtcttcCCTTTGATGTTCGCTTCtctttttgcttgttttatCGAGAAACTCAACTTCCAGAGGAGATGATGACctaataatttatttcttttctttttgcttgttaataagataaattaattaaattttattacaagGATTATCTCTTCATCATCTGTGTGTTTCTGTTTCTGTTTGATGTTCTGTGTGGCCTGCAAATGTaggcatatatatatgatgccGAACTACATTATCA contains:
- the LOC120249654 gene encoding ABC transporter G family member 41-like: MTLLLGPPGCGKTTFLLALAGKLDKSLQVTGEVSYNGYKLREFVPEKTSSYISQHDLHIPEMTVRETLNFSTWFQGVGSRAEILKEVVKREKQQGIIPDPEIEQFMKAATSVKGLETSIQTDYVMKIMGMDVCADIMVGDAMRRGISGGQKKRLTTAEVIVGPTKALFMDEISTGLDSSTTFQIVTCLQQMAHITEATIVISLLQPAPETYDLFDDIILMAEGKIVYQGPREQVLLFFEECGFRCPERKGEADFLQEVLSRRDQEQYWSRPQEIYCYVSADDFCKKFKSFLVGKKLEEELSKSYEKPQCPENALSFNQYSLSKWQLFRICTAKELLHMKRNSLLYMFKIFQFASVATISMSVFIRSGKRLDVEHANYCMSFLFLSLTLHMANGFPEVAMAVSRLPCFYKQRDFRFYPAWAYAIPAAISKVPISLIESLIWTSVTYYGIGFSPEAIRYFRQFLLLFVTHQMAISLYRFLSSYYQNLVTSTLIAFLMFVAMLITGGFILPKSSIPGWLKWAFWVSPLTYTEIGLTVNEFLAPRWQKLSSGNITVGDIVLSNHGLEFKGHFYWVSVGTLLGFILLFNLGFILALTFRRPVGKSHAIISREKLSQINGHNDVHNAATTFTANAKETKNKGRTMVLPFQPLAMTFQEICYYVDTPLQMREQGYKENKLQLLHGITGAFRPGILSVLMGVSGAGKTTLLDVLSGRKTAGFIEGDIKIGGYPKAQETFARISGYCEQTDIHSPQITVEESVIFSAWLRLPKDIDSKTRSEFVNEVLETIELDSIRDALVGRQGVNGLSTEQRKRLTIAVELVANPSILFMDEPTSGLDARAAAIVMRAVKNVAETGRTVVCTIHQPSIDIFEAFDELMLMKKGGELIYSGPLGQHSSKVIEYFERVPGVPKIKENCNPATWMLEVTSPSVEAQLGLNFAQIYRESTLYNGNKILAKQLSIPAPGSRDLHFSSLFPQNGWGQFRACLWKHYLSNWRNPSYNCARLIYILFTSVFCAALFWKQGQTLNNQQNLFSILGSMFISVMFTGIINCMLVMPSVVTEREVLCREKYAGMYSSWANSLAQVVIEIPCVFIQTAVYTIVVYPTVGYCWSAYKFLWFFYAMLSIWLSFVYLGMLVVSLSPNIQVASIVSSFFFQTFNVFSGFIIPGPHIPKWWIWFYYMTPVSWALNGLLTSQYGDIQEKIQVFGETKTVALFLQHYFGYHLDQLGLVALLLLVFPLMFASLFACFIEKLNFQRR